Proteins encoded in a region of the Poecilia reticulata strain Guanapo linkage group LG14, Guppy_female_1.0+MT, whole genome shotgun sequence genome:
- the tbl2 gene encoding transducin beta-like protein 2, translating into MSYYNGLTVSVVKEITWLEYFNMEVAALVALTLLLGALVILVALAVGRRKEEIKEETEQAAESSAEASAAKGPTSKKQDKQRSRKDKPAQHNFSHPLLAASLKGHSGNVTCLDFSSNGKYLASCADDRTIRIWSTKDFLEREHKCLRANVELDHAMLVRFSPDSRAFITWLANGDAIRIFKMIKKDDGTFSFKAASEDFPQKHKAPIVNIGIAETGKFIMSASTDTTILIWDLKGELLASINTNQMTNSYAAVSPCGRFVASCGFTPDVKVWEICFGKGGEFREVARAFDLKGHSAGVHAFDFSNDSHRMVTVSKDGTWKLWNTDVEYKKQQDPYLLRTVPCSSSDGSRVALSPDGRVVAISDGCNVSMFDATTGKLEEELRGVHSQGITDLRFDINSRFLACSGDKAIRVFHNAPGYRVAIRDMQDMLKKAQNEAMKQRLQLQIREAQSALDAALAAPVE; encoded by the exons ATGTCCTATTATAATGGGCTAACTGTTAGCGTTGTAAAAGAAATTACGTGGCTGGAATATTTCAATATGGAGGTAGCAGCATTAGTTGCCCTGACTTTATTATTAGGTGCTTTGGTTATTCTGGTTGCTTTAGCGGTGGGAAGGAGAAAAGAAGAGATAAAGGAGGAAACTGAGCAGGCTGCGGAGAGTTCAG CTGAAGCCAGCGCTGCGAAGGGCCCAACGTCTAAGAAGCAAGACAAGCAGCGGAGCCGCAAAGACAAACCAGCACAGCACAACTTCAGCCATCCTCTGCTGGCAGCTTCACTGAAG GGCCATAGCGGGAATGTGACATGCTTGGATTTCAGCAGTAATGGGAAATACCTGGCGTCCTGTGCCGATGACCGCACCATCCGGATCTGGAGCACCAAGGACTTCCTGGAGCGGGAACACAAGTGTCTGAGAGCTAACGTGGAGCTGGATCATGCCATGTTGGTTCGCTTCAGCCCAGACTCCAG GGCTTTCATCACCTGGCTCGCCAATGGAGATGCTATTCGTATCTTCAAGATGATCAAAAAGGATGACGGGACCTTCAGCTTCAAGGCCGCCTCGGAGGATTTCCCCCAGAAACACAAGGCCCCGATAGTTAACATCGGAATTGCGGAGACTG gTAAATTCATTATGAGTGCCTCAACAGACACCACCATCCTGATCTGGGACCTGAAGGGAGAGCTGCTGGCCTCCATCAACACCAATCAGATGACCAATTCTTATGCAGCTGTCTCCCCCTGTGGCAG GTTTGTAGCATCTTGCGGCTTCACTCCAGACGTGAAAGTTTGGGAAATTTGCTTTGGAAAAGGAGGAGAGTTCAGAGAGGTAGCCAGAGCATTTGACCTGAAGGGCCACTCTGCAGGAGTTCATGCATTTGATTTTTCCAATGACTCTCACAG AATGGTGACTGTGTCTAAAGACGGAACGTGGAAGCTGTGGAACACAGACGTGGAGTACAAGAAGCAGCAAGACCCGTACCTCCTCAGGACAGTGCCCTGCTCCTCCTCAGATGGCAGCAGGGTGGCCTTGTCTCCGGATGGCCGGGTGGTCGCCATCAGCGACGGCTGCAATGTGTCAATGTTCGACGCGACCACCGGGAAGCTGGAGGAGGAACTGCGCGGCGTCCACAGCCAGGGGATCACTGACCTCAGATTTGACATCAACAGCCGCTTCCTGGCATGTAGCGGAGACAAGGCCATCCGTGTGTTTCACAATGCGCCAGGTTACCGGGTGGCCATCAGGGACATGCAGGACATGCTGAAGAAGGCTCAGAACGAGGCCATGAAGCAGAGACTCCAGCTGCAGATCAGAGAGGCTCAGAGCGCTCTGGATGCTGCGTTAGCTGCTCCCGTCGAGTGA